The Streptomyces sp. 135 sequence AGCCGTCCGCGAAGTCATGGGCGACGACGGCGAGCGCCACGGCCACGCCCATGCCGCCGCCGACCTGGAAGGCCGCGCCGATGGCGACACCGTCCATGACGCTGTGCCCGACCATGGCGGCGGCGGCCGTCAGCCCCACCTGGGGAACCCGCCCACGCTCATGCTCATCGGCGCCGTGGCCGGCCTGCCGTCCCGCGAGGAGACGCTCCACGAGATGGGCGACGAGAAAGCCGCCGACGAACAGGAGCAGCGCCTCCGGTACGCCGAAGACCGGTCTCCCGGCGGCTTCCAGGGCCTCCGGGAGCAGGTCGAGGCCGACGACGCCGAGCATGAGGCCGCCGGCGAGCCCGAGGACGAGATGGCGCCGGTCGGTGACCCGCTGGGCCGTCCACCCGCCCACCAGGGTCATGAGGAAGGCGCCGAGCGCCACGAACACCGCCATGGCCCCTTGCTAGCGGATCGTCCCCCTCTCCCGCACATCCCTCACCCCGTGTCCCCCCTCCTCGTATGAAAGGACCCCTCCATGGCTGACGTCCAGGTTCTGGTCGTGGGCGTCGGCGCCTGCGAGGGCGCGCCCCCGCAGGAGGTGCTCGGCCTCGTCCGGGAGGCGGTCCGCGAGGCCGGTCTTCCCGAGGGCGCGGTGGCCGAGCTGGCGACGGTCGACGTGAAGGGTGAGGAGCCGGGGATCGTCGCGGCGGCGGCTCGGCTCGGGGTGCCGCTCGTGACGTACTCGGCGGCCGAGCTGGCGGAGGTGACGGTCCCGAACCCGTCCCCGTGGGCCGGCGCGGCGGTGGGTACGCCGTCGGTGGCGGAGGCGGCGGCGTTGCGGGGCGGCGGCGAACTCCTCGTCCCCAAGCGGAAGTCGGCGCCGGTGGGCCGACCGCCGATGGTGACGTGTGCGGTCGTACGCCGTGCCGCCGGGCACGATCTGCGGCACCACGGGGACGCGGAGGTGCGGGACGACGGCGCCGAGCTGACCGACCTGGCGGTGAACGTACGGGCCGACACTCCTCCGGCCTGGCTGAAAGAGGTCATCGCCGAGTCGCTGGACGATCTGGCGGCGTATCCGGACGGACGCTCGGCGCGGGAGGCGGTGGCGGCGCGCCACGGTCTCCCCCCGGATCGCGTGCTGCTCACGTCCGGGGCGGCGGAGGCGTTCGTCCTCCTGGCACGCGCCCTGAAGGTACGGCATCCCGTCGTCGTGCACCCGCAGTTCACCGAGCCCGAGGCGGCGTTGCGGGACGCGGGGCACGAGGTGGGGCGGGTGCTGCTGCGGGAGGAGGACGGCTTCCGTCTCGACCCGGCGGCGGTTCCGGAGGAGGCCGACCTCGTGGTCATCGGAAATCCGACGAACCCGACGTCCGTCCTCCACCCGGCGGCGTCGATCGTGGCGCTCGCCCGGCCGGGGCGGATCCTGGTGGTGGACGAGGCGTTCATGGACGCGGTGCCGGGTGAGCGGGAGGCGCTGGCGGGCCGTACGGATGTCCCTGGCCTGGTGGTGCTGCGCAGCCTCACGAAGACGTGGGGCCTCGCGGGGCTCCGTATCGGCTACGTCCTGGCCGCGCCGGACGTGATCGCCACCCTGGCGGGGGCGCAGCCGCTGTGGCCGGTGTCCACGCCGGCGCTGGTGGCGGCGCGGGCGTGTGTGGGGCCGCGGGCGCTGGCGGAGGCCGGGCATGCGGCGCATCGGGTGGCGGCGGACCGGGCGTATCTCCTCGCGGGGCTGGGGGAGTTGGGAGGCTTCGGGGTACGGGTGGCGGGGCCTGCGGAGGGGCCGTTCGTGCTGGTCCGTGTGCCCGGAGCGCTGGGGGTGCGGGGGCGGTTGCGGGCGGCGGGGTTCGCGGTGCGGCGGGGCGACACGTTTCCTGGCCTGGGGCCTGACTGGCTCCGCCTCGCGGTCAGGGACCGGGCCACGTCGGACCGCTTCCTCGCTGCGCTGGCGGCGACGCTGCGCGACTGAGGGGCCCGGCGGTATCCCCCACCCCGCCGCTCCGCGCCGGATACCTCCCACCCACCCGCCCGTAACTCGGTGTCGGGACGTCGAGGTAGGAGCGTAAAAGGAGGGACGCGCGGACGGCCCGCAGCCGCGAGCGCGCCCGAGGGGACGTGGGGGTAGGTGCGCGCGGAGCACAGTGGTGGTCACCAGGGCCCCGAAGCAGCAAAGGCCCCGCACCAAGATGGCGAGCACGGACCTACTCCCGCGGCCCCGCCCCCCAGACGACCCCAGGCGCACCCGCGCCCCCCCAAGACGCACCCCAGGCGCCCCGGCCGAGCCCGCCCCCGGCTACCCCCGGCCGCGTCGAGCCATGGCCACAGCACCCCCGCCCGCGGCCAGCAGCACCACCGCCCCACCCGCGACGTACGGAGTCATGGAGTTCCCCCCGGTCTCCGCGAGGCCCGCCTCAGCGGCCTCGGGCTCCGTCTTCGGCTCGGCGTCCGCCTCCGCGTCGACCGGCTTCTCCCGCTCCCCCTGCGGCTCCGCCCCGCCCTCCTCACGCGCCACCCCCGGCGCGGAACAGCCGGCCCCCGCCAGCGTCACCGTCCCCTCGACCTCGGCGACGTTCAGCTTCAACGGATTCACCGACACCTTGAGCTCCAGCGCGGACGCCGCAGCCGTACGCGACGTCGTACGGGTCCTGGACAGCTCCAGCCGCACCTCACCGACCCCCGGCGCGATCACCTCGCTCGTCCCCCCGGCGGTCAACGTGACCTTCTTGCCGAGCACGGTCACCCCGCCCAGCAGATTCGCCTCGGCGACAGGCCGCTTGCCCGCCTCGCAGACGGCCTTGGAGGTGACCTGCTCGACCTCGATGAGGGAGAGCAGCGGCAGCCCCGGCACATGCACCTCGGCCCGCGCGATGTTGCTGTAGCCCTCCGCCCGGCCGCCCCGCACGGTCGCCTTGGCCGTGGCCACGTCCGCGCGCAGCACGCTGAACGGCTTTCCTCCGTCGACTCCGTCGAGCCGCGCCGTGAGCGCGGTCTTCTCCGCGCTCTCGGGGGCCTGGACTTCGTTGAGGGCGACCTTGAGCGGGACGTTCACGGTCTTGTTGAGGAGGGAGACGTCGAGCCCGGTCCGCAGGACGACGGCGTCGGCGCGGCCACCGCGGTCGTGATCACCGCCGGTGGCCTGCGCGGGCCCGGCCCCGGCGAGCGCCGCGGGACCGGCGGCGAGGGCGGTGGTGGCGGCGACGACGGCGAGGCGGCGCGCGGGCAGGCGGAAGGTGTTGCTGTTCAAGGTGGTGGAACCCCCACAAGAGAGACGGGCCGCCGGCGGCGCACGCCACATGGGGACATCACGTGCGCGCCGAGGGCGTCGCCCTCCATCGACGAAGGACGACGCGGGAATCTTTACGCACGGAGAGTGAACGGTCAGCAACCTGCGGTGAGTTCACTCCAAAGGGGGGTTTCCGGCCTTGCTTTCGAATCCACCGGCACGGGCGTTCCCTCGAACCCCCCGAACCCCACCCGTTCAGGGCACACTGACCTTCCCCCGCCCCGGATCTGCCAGAACCAAACGACCGGGGCGACGGTCACGTAACGCCCGGTCAACCCACGCTCCACCGCCACCCCACCGTCACCCCACCACCCGCCCGTCCAGCACCACCCGCCGAGGCGCCGCCAGGACCCGTACGTCCTGTCGGGGATCCGCCTCGTACACCACGAGGTCGGCCGGGGCGCCCTCCGACAGGCCGGGGCGGCCGAGCCAGTCCCGCGCGGCCCAGGTCGTCGCGGAGAGCGCGGCCAGCGGGGGGATGCCCGCGCGGGTCAGTTCGGCGACCTCGGCGGCGACCAGGCCGTGGGGCAGGGAGCCGCCCGCGTCGGTGCCGACGAAGACGGGGACGCCGGCGTCGTACGCCGCGCGCACCGTGTCGTAGCGGCGGTCGTGGAGCCTGCGCATATGGGCCGACCAGCGGGGGAACTTCTTCTCGCCGCCCGCGGCCAGATCGGGGAACGTGGCGATGTTGACCAGGGTCGGGACGATGGCGACGCCGCGCTCCGCAAAGAGCGGGATCGTGTCCTCCGTCAGGCCCGTGGCGTGCTCGACGCAGTCGATGCCCGCCTCGACCAGGTCCCGCAGGGAATCCTCGGCGAAGCAGTGGGCGGTGACGCGGGCGCCCAGCCGGTGGGCCTCGGCGATCGCCGCCTCGACCGCGTCGCGGGGCCAGCAGGCCGTCAGGTCGCCGGCCTCGCGGTCGATCCAGTCGCCGACGAGCTTGACCCAGCCGTCGCCGCGCCGCGCCTCCTGGGCGACGTACGCGACGAGGTCCTCGGGCTCGATCTCGTGGGCGTAGTTGCGGATGTAGCGGCGCGTGCGCGCGATGTGCCGGCCGGCTCGGATGATCTTCGGCAGGTCCTCGCGGTCGTCGATCCAGCGGGTGTCGGAGGGGGAGCCCGCGTCCCGCAGGAGCAGTGCGCCGATCTCGCGGTCGGTCAGCGCCTGCTTCTCGGCCGTGGCGGCGTCCACCGGGCCGTGCGCGTCCAGGCCGACGTGGCAGTGCGCGTCGACCAGGCCGGGCAGCACCCACCCCTCGACGGTGACCGTCCCGGAGGCCGGGGCGAGCGGCCGGTCGTACGTCACCTTGCCCCCGACGACCCACAGTTCGTCCCGTACGTCCTCGGGCCCGACGAGCACCCGCCCCTTCACGTGCAACACCGCGTGATCACTCATGGCAGCAGCTTAGGAGGAGCTCAGGGCGGGGGGAACGGGGCACTGGGAACGCCCGGTCCCGGGCCCCTCGGTACGCTCGTACCGCAGCCCGAACGAACTTGTGAGCGACGTGAGCGAAGTGAGCAGTGACGTGAGCAGTACCGTGACGCATCCCTTTCTGGACCTGGCGCCGCTGAGCGCCCAGCACTTCGCCGCCATCGAGGCGCGGGTGGCCGGGCTGCTGGCCACCGAGCAGGACGTCGTGATCATGCAGGGTGAGGCCCTGCTGCCCCTGGAGGGGTGCATTCGGGGCGCCGCGCGGCCCGGCACGACCGCGCTGAACGTGATCACCGGGCCGTACGGCCAGACCTTCGGGAACTGGCTGCGCGACTGCGGTGCCACGGTCGTCGACCTCGCCGTGCCCTTCCACACGGCCGTCACGGCCGACCAGGTGCGCCAGGCCTTCGCGGAGCACCCGGAGATCGACTTCGTGTCGCTGGTGCACGCCGAGGCGGCGACCGGCAACACCAACCCGGTCGCGGAGATCGGTGAGGTCGTGCGCGAGCACGGCGCGCTGTTCATGCTGGACGCGGTCGCCTCGGTGGGCGCCGAGCCGCTGCTGCCGGACGCGTGGGGCGTGGACCTGTGCGTGATCGGCGCGCAGAAGGCGATGGGCGGCCCGGCGGGCGTCTCCGCAGTGTCCGTGAGCGAGCGGGCCTGGCAGCGGATCGCCGCCAACCCGCAGGCGCCCCGCCGCTCCTACCTCTCCCTCCTCGACTGGAAGGAGCGCTGGATCGACGGCGGCCGCAAGGCGCTGCTGCACGCCCCCGCCCAGCTGGAGATGCTGGCCCTCGAGGCGTGCGTGGAGCGCATCGAGACGGAGGGCCTCGACGCCCTGATGGCGCGGCACGCCACCGCCGCCGCCGCGACCCGTGCGGGCGCGTTCGCGCTCGGCGGGGGCCTTGAGCCGTACGTGTACGAGGCCGGGGACGCGGCGCCGGTCGCCACCACCCTGCGGGCGCCCTCGGGCACCGACGCCTCGGAGCTGGTCGCCAAGGCGCTGGCCGCCGACCCGGTGCTGCCGCTGGTCGCCGGGGGCGGGGCGCTGGCCAAGGAGATGATCCGGGTCAACCACTACGGCCCCGACGCCACCCGCGGTGTCGTGCACGCCTGCCTCGCGGCCCTGGGCGCCGCGATGGGCGAGGCCGGTCTCGTGGTCGACCTGGAGGCGGCGCGCCGCGCGGTGACCGACGCCTGGCGGTAGGCGGCCCTGGCCGTCCGGATCCGCACCTCGGCTCTTGGCTGGCTCTTAGTTCTTAGCTCTTGGCTCTTGGCTCGCGGGGCGCTCTTCCGCCGTGGCGCTCCCCCGTGGCACCGTGCCCGCCATGACCACGCTTCCGGACGGCCGCCGCATTCCGCCCCTGACCGCCGATGAGCCGGCCATGCTGACCGGCTGGCTCGACCTGCACCGCGCGACGCTCGCCGTGAAGTGCGCGGGCCTGGACGACGAGCAGGCGCTGCGTACGCCCGTGGAGCCGTCGGCGCTCTCGCTGTTCGGCCTGGTGCAGCACCTGGCCGAGGTCGAACGCAACTGGATCCAGCGGGTGTTCGCCCGGCGGGAGGTCCCGCTGCTCTACGCCGGACGGCCCGGCGGCTTCACCCTGGACCGGTCGAGGACGTTCGCCGAGGTGCTCGCGGCGTGGGAGCGCGAGGTCGCCGTCAACCGCGAGATCTGCGCGGGGCGTTCGCCGGACGAGACGGGGCGGCTCGGCGCCGAGGAGGCGGCCGTCGTGGGCGGTGACGACGAGGTCAGCCTCCGCTGGGTCCTGATGCACCTCATCGAGGAGTACGCGCGCCACAACGGGCATGCGGACCTCTTGCGGGAGGGTATCGACGGCGTGACGGGGTCATGAATCGGGCGCGCAATTGCCGCACGCCATCCGCACTCCACGAGCATCGTCCGCCTATTCATCCGCGCATTCCCATGAAGCATTCTCACGAATTCTTTATGAACTCAGCTTCCCGTATTCTTCTGCCCGCTTTCCGAAGGCCTAAACACTAAGATTTCGGCAGCACCAAAAGGCGTAATTCGGGCGCGTCTCACGCGGGTTACATCTGTGTGACGTACTCCACATCGCGTCCGTTTCCTCCTCATATGACCCGGTCAAATCGCCCCAAAAAGCAAGCTGCTCATGCGGGCGCGCACCCCCGCGTGATAACACATGAGACGCGCTCACGTAACCCCTTCCCACGATGCAATTCAAGAAATTGCTCGGTAAATTCAATCCGCATGACCGCTGCACAAGCCGATCTACCGACCGACCTGCAAGCGAAATTCCTGAAAATGCCTGAGGGGCTGCGACTCGACAGTCCCGCCGTCGCCGACGGCGCCGCGATCTGGCGGATCGCCCGCGACTCCAAGGTGCTCGACCTCAACTCCTCGTACAGCTATCTGCTGTGGTGCCGCGACTTCGCGGCGACGTCCGTGGTGGCCCGCGGCGCCGACGGTGAGCCGGCCGGTTTCATCACCGGCTACATCCGGCCCGAGCGCCCGGACACCCTGGTGGTCTGGCAGGTGGCCGTCGACCACGGGCAGCGCGGCCGCGGCCTGGCCGGCGCCCTGCTCGACGGGCTGACCTCGAAGGTCGCCGCCGAGCGCGGACTGGCCCGCGTCGAGACCACCATCACGCCCGGCAACACCGCGTCCGAGCGCCTGTTCACCTCCTACGCGCGGCGGCACGGCGCGCAGGTCGAGCGCGAGGTCCTGTTCGACGCGGGGCTCTTCCCCGACGGCGGACACGAGCCCGAGGTGCTGTACCGCATCGGACCACTCGACTTCTGATCCGCTCGCTCCCCCCACGAGCCGGCGAGTCCCCCACGCACCACCCCCAGCCCCCCACCTCCACGTCTTTCTTTCCATCTCCCAGGAGATCCGCTGTGACCATCACCCAGCCCGACCTGAGCGTCTTCGAGACCCTGGAGTCGGAGGTGCGCAGCTACTGCCGCGGTTGGCCTACGGTCTTCGACCGCGCGCAGGGCAGCCGCATGTTCGACGAGGACGGCCACGAGTACCTCGACTTCTTCGCCGGGGCCGGTTCGCTCAACTACGGGCACAACAACCCGGTCCTCAAACGCGCGCTCATCGACTACCTGGAGCGCGACGGGGTCGTGCACGGCCTCGACATGTCGACGTCCGCCAAGCGCGCCTTCCTGGAGTCGTTCCAGAACATCATCCTGCGCCCGCGCGACCTGCCGTACAAGGTCATGTTCCCGGGCCCGACGGGCACCAACGCCGTGGAGTCGGCGCTGAAGCTGGCCCGCAAGGTCAAGGGCCGCGAGTCGATCGTGTCGTTCACGAACGCCTTCCACGGCATGTCGCTCGGCTCCCTCGCGGTGACCGGCAACGCCTTCAAGCGGGCGGGCGCCGGTATCCCGCTGGTGCACGGCACGCCGATGCCGTTCGACAACTACCTCGACGGCCAGACGCCCGACTTCATCTGGTTCGAGCGGCTCCTGGAGGACCAGGGCTCCGGTCTCAACCAGCCCGCCGCCGTCATCGTCGAGACGGTGCAGGGCGAGGGCGGCATCAACGTCGCCCGCGCCGAGTGGCTGCGCAAGCTCGCCGACGTGTGCGAGCGCTGGGACATGCTCCTGATCGTCGACGACATCCAGATGGGCTGCGGCCGCACCGGCGCCTTCTTCTCCTTCGAGGAGGCGGGCATCACGCCGGACATCGTGACGGTGTCGAAGTCGATCAGCGGCTACGGCATGCCGATGTCGCTCTGCCTGTTCAAGCCGGAGCTCGACGTGTGGGAGCCGGGCGAGCACAACGGCACCTTCCGCGGCAACAACCCGGCGTTCGTCACGGCCGCCGCCGCGCTTGAGACGTACTGGACCGACGGTTCGGCGATGGAGAAGCAGACCCGCGCCCGCGGCGAGCAGGTCGAGCAGGCGCTGAGCGCGATCGTCGACGAGAACCGCGCCGAGATCAAGGAGTTCCGCGGCCGCGGCCTGGTCTGGGGCATCGAGTTCCTGGACAAGGAGCGCGCGAGCGCCGTGGCGAAGCGGGCCTTCGAACTGGGCCTGCTGATCGAGACCTCCGGCCCCGAGGGCGAGGTCGTCAAGCTCCTCCCGGCGCTGACGATCACCCCGGACGAGCTGGACGAGGGGCTGCGCACGCTGGCCCGCGCGGTCCGCGAGACCGCCTGAGCGAGCGACTGTCCGAGCCCCTCACACCGTAAGAGAAAAGGAACCACCACACCGTGATCGTCCGTTCGTTCAAGGACATTGAAGGCACCGACCGGCATGTGAAGGCCAAGTCGGGTACCTGGGAGAGCAAGCGCATCGTCCTCGCCAAGGAGCGTGTGGGGTTCTCCCTGCACGAGACGATCCTGTACGCGGGGACGGAGACGTCGATGTGGTACGCCAACCACATCGAGGCCGTCGTCTGCACCAAGGGCGAGGCCGAACTGACCGACGACACGACCGGCGAGAAGTACACGATCACGCCGGGCACCATGTATCTGCTCGACGGGCACGAGAAGCACACCATGCGGATCAAGGAGGACTTCCACTGCCTGTGTGTCTTCAACCCGCCCGTCACCGGTCGTGAGGACCACGACGAGAACGGCGTGTACCCGCTGCTCACGGAGCCGGACCCGGTCTGACCGCGACCTACATCCCGCACAGGGCCGTACGAGAGGAGAGGCAGGCAACACCATGACCACCGCACCCGAACGCACCATTGACCTGTACCCGACCCGAGGCGCCGAAGAGGTGCTCATCGAACGCAAGGACCCGGTGGTGTGGTCCGAGCCGGGTGCCGAAGGGCCCATCGCGGCCGGGGATCTGGCGGGGTTCGAGCGGGACGGTTTCCTGGCCATCGACCAGCTGATCACCCCGGACGAAGTCGCCGTGTACCACGGCGAGCTGGAACGGCTCATGAACGATCCCGCGATGCGCGCGGACGAGCGTTCCATCGTCGAG is a genomic window containing:
- a CDS encoding amidohydrolase family protein, producing the protein MSDHAVLHVKGRVLVGPEDVRDELWVVGGKVTYDRPLAPASGTVTVEGWVLPGLVDAHCHVGLDAHGPVDAATAEKQALTDREIGALLLRDAGSPSDTRWIDDREDLPKIIRAGRHIARTRRYIRNYAHEIEPEDLVAYVAQEARRGDGWVKLVGDWIDREAGDLTACWPRDAVEAAIAEAHRLGARVTAHCFAEDSLRDLVEAGIDCVEHATGLTEDTIPLFAERGVAIVPTLVNIATFPDLAAGGEKKFPRWSAHMRRLHDRRYDTVRAAYDAGVPVFVGTDAGGSLPHGLVAAEVAELTRAGIPPLAALSATTWAARDWLGRPGLSEGAPADLVVYEADPRQDVRVLAAPRRVVLDGRVVG
- a CDS encoding SCO1860 family LAETG-anchored protein yields the protein MNSNTFRLPARRLAVVAATTALAAGPAALAGAGPAQATGGDHDRGGRADAVVLRTGLDVSLLNKTVNVPLKVALNEVQAPESAEKTALTARLDGVDGGKPFSVLRADVATAKATVRGGRAEGYSNIARAEVHVPGLPLLSLIEVEQVTSKAVCEAGKRPVAEANLLGGVTVLGKKVTLTAGGTSEVIAPGVGEVRLELSRTRTTSRTAAASALELKVSVNPLKLNVAEVEGTVTLAGAGCSAPGVAREEGGAEPQGEREKPVDAEADAEPKTEPEAAEAGLAETGGNSMTPYVAGGAVVLLAAGGGAVAMARRGRG
- a CDS encoding ectoine synthase translates to MIVRSFKDIEGTDRHVKAKSGTWESKRIVLAKERVGFSLHETILYAGTETSMWYANHIEAVVCTKGEAELTDDTTGEKYTITPGTMYLLDGHEKHTMRIKEDFHCLCVFNPPVTGREDHDENGVYPLLTEPDPV
- the ectA gene encoding diaminobutyrate acetyltransferase, coding for MTAAQADLPTDLQAKFLKMPEGLRLDSPAVADGAAIWRIARDSKVLDLNSSYSYLLWCRDFAATSVVARGADGEPAGFITGYIRPERPDTLVVWQVAVDHGQRGRGLAGALLDGLTSKVAAERGLARVETTITPGNTASERLFTSYARRHGAQVEREVLFDAGLFPDGGHEPEVLYRIGPLDF
- a CDS encoding ZIP family metal transporter; translated protein: MAVFVALGAFLMTLVGGWTAQRVTDRRHLVLGLAGGLMLGVVGLDLLPEALEAAGRPVFGVPEALLLFVGGFLVAHLVERLLAGRQAGHGADEHERGRVPQVGLTAAAAMVGHSVMDGVAIGAAFQVGGGMGVAVALAVVAHDFADGFNTYTITSLYGNARRKALAMLFADAAAPVVGAASTLLLTIPEQLLGAYLGFFGGALLYLAAAEILPEAHHDHPARSTLLCTVAGVGFIWLVVGVAE
- the ectB gene encoding diaminobutyrate--2-oxoglutarate transaminase gives rise to the protein MTITQPDLSVFETLESEVRSYCRGWPTVFDRAQGSRMFDEDGHEYLDFFAGAGSLNYGHNNPVLKRALIDYLERDGVVHGLDMSTSAKRAFLESFQNIILRPRDLPYKVMFPGPTGTNAVESALKLARKVKGRESIVSFTNAFHGMSLGSLAVTGNAFKRAGAGIPLVHGTPMPFDNYLDGQTPDFIWFERLLEDQGSGLNQPAAVIVETVQGEGGINVARAEWLRKLADVCERWDMLLIVDDIQMGCGRTGAFFSFEEAGITPDIVTVSKSISGYGMPMSLCLFKPELDVWEPGEHNGTFRGNNPAFVTAAAALETYWTDGSAMEKQTRARGEQVEQALSAIVDENRAEIKEFRGRGLVWGIEFLDKERASAVAKRAFELGLLIETSGPEGEVVKLLPALTITPDELDEGLRTLARAVRETA
- a CDS encoding aminotransferase class V-fold PLP-dependent enzyme; translated protein: MTHPFLDLAPLSAQHFAAIEARVAGLLATEQDVVIMQGEALLPLEGCIRGAARPGTTALNVITGPYGQTFGNWLRDCGATVVDLAVPFHTAVTADQVRQAFAEHPEIDFVSLVHAEAATGNTNPVAEIGEVVREHGALFMLDAVASVGAEPLLPDAWGVDLCVIGAQKAMGGPAGVSAVSVSERAWQRIAANPQAPRRSYLSLLDWKERWIDGGRKALLHAPAQLEMLALEACVERIETEGLDALMARHATAAAATRAGAFALGGGLEPYVYEAGDAAPVATTLRAPSGTDASELVAKALAADPVLPLVAGGGALAKEMIRVNHYGPDATRGVVHACLAALGAAMGEAGLVVDLEAARRAVTDAWR
- the cobC gene encoding Rv2231c family pyridoxal phosphate-dependent protein CobC, encoding MADVQVLVVGVGACEGAPPQEVLGLVREAVREAGLPEGAVAELATVDVKGEEPGIVAAAARLGVPLVTYSAAELAEVTVPNPSPWAGAAVGTPSVAEAAALRGGGELLVPKRKSAPVGRPPMVTCAVVRRAAGHDLRHHGDAEVRDDGAELTDLAVNVRADTPPAWLKEVIAESLDDLAAYPDGRSAREAVAARHGLPPDRVLLTSGAAEAFVLLARALKVRHPVVVHPQFTEPEAALRDAGHEVGRVLLREEDGFRLDPAAVPEEADLVVIGNPTNPTSVLHPAASIVALARPGRILVVDEAFMDAVPGEREALAGRTDVPGLVVLRSLTKTWGLAGLRIGYVLAAPDVIATLAGAQPLWPVSTPALVAARACVGPRALAEAGHAAHRVAADRAYLLAGLGELGGFGVRVAGPAEGPFVLVRVPGALGVRGRLRAAGFAVRRGDTFPGLGPDWLRLAVRDRATSDRFLAALAATLRD
- a CDS encoding DinB family protein — translated: MTTLPDGRRIPPLTADEPAMLTGWLDLHRATLAVKCAGLDDEQALRTPVEPSALSLFGLVQHLAEVERNWIQRVFARREVPLLYAGRPGGFTLDRSRTFAEVLAAWEREVAVNREICAGRSPDETGRLGAEEAAVVGGDDEVSLRWVLMHLIEEYARHNGHADLLREGIDGVTGS